aattGTTACTTACTACTAATACATAagtgtttgttatttttagtataatttaCTTTGCCAAAAATTTTAGCCTCACTAACAATTTATTCTTGGGTTCGTCCGTGAATGAGCTAAGGCTTGAAAAACATGTTTATAGTATCCCAAATTCTAATATGGCATCGGAGTCTATCCAAAATTCACCAGGCCACTTATTATTAGGTCACCGCTACCAAATCACCCGAGTTACGCTTCAGACGTCCTGTTGTCGGTGTGAGGAGTGTGTATTAAGAGTGCACATTGGATAAGATAAAGTctaaaaatgagtttataagCGGTGGACAATCGTCACCTGTGGATATGGGTAGTcgtcaccttacaagccggttttgtaggaTTAGTAgacctcaaaaataaaaaatacaaacaaaccaCGTACATCCTTAGCAATGTTGGAGTGGTTTCCGGGAATGAAAATCAGCATTATCTCAAAAATCATTAAAGTGAGAAGATGATTGATTATGAGTGTTCAACTTCAACTATAAATGCTTCATTGTGTCAAAAGAGTTACATTACATCTTCATATCTTATATCCCTtatttctcttccttttctcttCACACCAACACCGACTCACCTAGCTACACATTAACACACTCATGTCAACACTAAACCATCTTTTTGATCTTCCGGAACAAATATGCTATGTACAATGTGGATTCTGCAATACCATTTTAATGGTAACCATGAGTTTTCTAATTGCACTTCTTAAGTTCATGATATTTACTTTCAATacctattttttgttttcattttcttcttttgttttttaactgTTTTCATTTCAATTGTGTGATGCAGGTAAGTGTTCCATGCAGCAGTTTGACAATGGTGGTGACAGTAAGATGTGGTCACTGCACAAGTCTCTTATCTGTTAACATGATGAAAGCTTCTTTTGTCCCTTTCCACCTTTTAGCATCTCTTACTCATCTTGAGGTCATAAGTTAAAGTCACATTTCCAatactttgtttattttcttatagTTAGGTATTTGTATTATATACTAGATATTAACTTAAAAAACTATTTGTGAATATTTTCACTATGCAGCAAAAAGAAAGTAGTAGTCCAGATGAAGATGCAAACAAGACTTTGAACAGTAATACTAGTGCATCCATGATGACTTATTCTGATTGTGAGGAAGATGATGTAATTCCAATCAGCAATGTTGTCAACAAACGTATGTAACAAGAAGATAACTTATTGAGTTTGAAGCAAGTTTAGTATATAGtatatacaataaaaaaaaattatttatttgatgaatGAATCATTGTTCTATGCAGCACCAGAGAAGAGACAAAGAACACCATCAGCTTATAACCGCTTCATCAAGTAATTAATATGTCACATTAACAAAAGTTACACTTATCATaaacttgtaaattttttaattctaatattttGAGTATAATTTTAATGCAGAGAAGAGATTAAAAGGCTAAAGGCTAAAAACCCTGATATGGCTCACAAGGAAGCTTTTAGTACAGCTGCAAAAAATGTAAGGtctaattttcaaaatcacATGATTATATATTGCAGAACCATGTTCAAAACTAACTAGCTATTAGTTCCACTCATTTAAAACTATAGGAAATTTTATAAGATTGGTGAATTATTCATAatcttggattttttttttatatatattttcagtGGGCTAATTGCCCCCCAACTCAGTGCAAAGGAGATGAAGAGAGCTGTAGCCAGACAGATCAATTTGTGGATCTTGACTCCCAAGTGGACCCCAATGAAGCAGAGgtaaaaacataattatttgaaGATTAATTATCTAAGTTGTTTTCTTATAATTCACATTTAAGAATTATTTTAGCTTATTAAAACTTGCTATAAGTAGGAGATTCTTTAGGTTTGGCACTGTGTGCATTTATAGTGGTACTTGTCCCTTTCTTTATATCACATGGTGAATAGTAAAGGTATAGTCCATGCATTCAATGGTAAAGACTTTATACCCTCATGTTGTTGGTTTCCATTCACCATGACATTGATCCACCAAACTAGAAACTTCTTGCAGATTCTAAatacattatattatattattgactGTCAAAAATTACCAAGAATtataaactaatatatatatatagttttaaatATAAGTCAAAATTAGTCAAAAAATTTTATGTATTATGTACTAGAAGCAATGAGTCAACAAGAGTACATTTGAATAAGAGAGGCTAAAGTAGCAATATGAcacttcaataaataaataaatacgtaCAACAggataatactaatataaaatgacaCAAAATAATCTTGTTATGTCTAGCAAGTCACTTTCATGACATGTAATTTCCATAGAAAACCCTACCTGTTTTTGTAATCTAGCAGTACTTGACAATTTTAATGACTGCATCAATATCACTTTTCAGGTGAATGAAGAAGAACAAGGATTCCGTGGAAGAAAGGTACCAAGAAATTCCATCTTGGAAAGGACACCATTtgagtgaatgaatgaataagaaAGCTCACTCTTCTGCATATATGACAAGGAAGAAAGCTGCATGCATCTAATGAAGTCATTTTCCTTCTGAAAAAAAGAGATGCTCTTGTCTTGGTAATGAAACATGAATTAAGTAGGTTCAATCTAGAGATAACAATTTGTGACACTTTAGAGTTTGTTTAATAATTGACTATTTTATCTGACACCTTTTATCTGTTATCAACTCCATGAATTAGTAGTATTCAGGGTCAAAGAAATGTTTACCAAGTTCTCATGTCTTAAACTATAATAAGAAAttataattacaaaaaaaagaaaaactataataagaaattaaatataagcCAAACCTCTACAATCATTTtgactagaaaaaaaaaattaagagaccGTCCAGGGTTGTTATAAGTGAAGGCCATATAtctcttaaacaaattttggtTTCAAGTCTTGTGGTTTGGAAAAAATGTAATTGAGAGAGGAGACTTCATTAGTGGTCCGTCAAGTATTCCCTCATAttttaatcataaataaaattgataaatacttttttaaaaaggaTAAGTTGATGATTACTTCGCATCAATAACATACTTACTAAACAATCAAAAATGTGTGGggctatatttaatttatttatttttagcaaattacacatgaataaatagtaaaaatagaaagatttttttaaaagaacatatatgtttttaaacatttaaaaaatattataatagttTGAGTTCACTGGAATATTCtgaatagtttttttaaaaatttctttagTCGTTGGctatgatgaatattttttaaatgtaaatttcatataaaaaataacagcACATCACATTGGTGGTTGGTTCAAAGTTTTCTTCCACGACACAAAGTTTGTTCACCTTTTGGAATACATGCCAAAATATAGGTACCCGTACCAGCAAGAGCTACTGCACAATTCTTTACcataattaaatatttcatgagttataaaaaaaaaaaaaaattaaagcaagaTTCATTTACAGATAGTAGATTTGATAGGCATAATtaccttaaaaaatatatattgcatTGAGTTGTATCTATATATAGTATCAAAAAGAATGAGGAAGAATAAAATCCTCCAAGACAACAAATGACTTTTtgtcttgtcaaaaaaaaaaaagactttttgTTGAACTCTCTTAAAGTATTAGCTTATTTTAAGTATTAGTCTTACTTTAAGTCAATTTTACTCTTTTAAAAAGGCATTGTGCCTCATTTGGTAATCAATCAATCATTagtgaaaaatatttgatcaCTATTCTTTCTTTATTATGTGTACGTTGAAAGTGAGCTCTAGGGATGTGATTACAATATATATGTGGATAATTGTCTGTTTGTGATTCTAATGTATTATGCTTGAATTTATGTAGATTTAATCAAATAGAATTAATAATCTATTACATTTTACTTCATCTTGTGGATCCCAAATAAGAGTGACCTACCAGTGCTACGTCAATACTTTCTGTTTTATAGTGTCATAAGTTGGACGTCGAATTTAACAGAAGAATCAAAATAAtgtaatcaaacaaaaatagaagCCCAAATCTTAATACGAGAGACTTAAAATcatgaatgaagaaaaataggagtaccaagaatttttttaagtcaattatagtttttttttagggacatTGCCCTTTGACACAGCTTTGCATCAcacaaactaaactaaaaagttATTAACATAAGTTGCACCTTACACCATAATTGATCCAGAACagaaactaaaactaaaactgCTTGTTATAACACAATTTAATGAAGGAAAAGGACCAAAAAAACCATTGACATATGGCCACAGGACTTGTGACGCAACTGACACATCTTGGTCGTCTTTAGTTCCTTAGAACCCTTAGTTGGCACCGTGCTTTTCCAGAGCTGCAACCAAATGAATGTACGATCATTACAAACCCAATGATATCATAAAATTGACACACAATCGCAAAGAAAAGTATAGGGTTCAGAAATTACGATTGTAATTCAGTAGCTTATCAATAAGTTCAACATGGGTCATAAGCATGCGCCTGCAGCAATATCGAACCAGCCCTAAAGAATCCAGTGCATCTCTGCAATCCATCCACCTCATTACTTTGTACTACAGTGTTATAAACTTTAAACTAAAATTTGCCATGAGATAAACACTGAAATGCTGTTGAGAAATCTAGTATATACACGACTAtatcattattatatataatcacTTCTTAAAAAGTTAAGCCAAAAGCaaacaaattcataaattaTGATCATTGTTTAATCTTAAAACTGCTTCAAGTTACCGTGCTCATCCACAACATATAGTCATATACTACACAAAAGTGCAATTTTAAGGAAAACATCAACATTGAAACAAATATAATCATGCTACTACAAGACGAAATTGAATACAAAATTATGGTCATAGCCAAAGCATTCCGGAGACCAATTACTACAAAATAATGGCACCCAAAACAAATTGTGAAACTAAAGACctatttggattgacttatttgagcttacctactgacataaacacttgtgagatgTGAAACTATTTGAAGAGTTGTATAAGCTCTTTTCAACTTAATTATCTCCATAAACTCATAGGGATAACTTACGAAAACAGTATAATATATtgacttatacataagcacttatgctatAAACGCCtaataattaagttgtttaacgaAATAGGGCCTAACAGAAACCACAAAAAAAGTTTCCACTTTCCAAGCAGCAAGAAAAGGCTATTGAGAAGAATGATAAacaggtaaaaaaaaaaccattcaaATTTTCATTCACTACAACACCATACTcagatagataaataataaatatacttTGATTAATCAAAAGAGGAAAAACCCTAGAAACACAAATAGCAAAAGAGAGGGATAAGGGTACTGACCCTTCAGTGTAACCACTTTGCAGAAGTTCAAGATATGTATCCCATTTGTCTCCAACGACCTAATTAGAAACCAAAACGAATTTAGCATCAATTAATCATAAACCCTAAATTTTAAAAGGTCCAAACTTTATAACACTATAGTATAGTATGTGAGGTGAAGCAAAAAGGGCAAGGAAGAGTAGAAACCTTTCCACAGGTGAAACAGCGAACAGGGATAATCATCTTTCTCTGGGATTAAGGTTTAGTGATTTCATGGTTTCATTAATGCTTTTATTATATATCAGAAACTTTTTGATTTTACAAAACCACACTTCATAGAGTTTTGACCACGTGATGTTTAGTTAGTCCTAACCATGATCTTTTAAATACACCTTGGTTTTATTTTGCCTATTATTATGCCTTTAAGAGCTTCTTATTAGGAACAACCAATACACACAATCCCACTCACGATCAAATTGGACCACGTTAATCCATTTATTTTGCTAATTAGATGCTAAATAtattacatatttaaaaaataaattttaccaCCAGAATTTAGTGCAAGTGGTTGGAGTATACCGTTTTGTAAACACCCAGTTTAggatataaattacaaaaacttataatttatacGGTGTAAGAAGATGATCGATTATTGGTAGATTTACTTTGAGAGGAAGTAAATCCCTAGTTGATTTTGTGTGTGAGTTTGAGTCTATGTAGGTGAGTATTtgcaaacataattttttttcttcctaaacatACAAATAATACTCGTGGTAAAAGTTCAACCAAATATGAAAACTACAATATAGAAGATGAAATTATAGTTTCTCATTTATTCATATAATAGACCATTCTCAAGCTCACATCtattattgaaaaagttaagGATTTGTAGCCTTTGCAGGAGGAGATGGGGAGCAACATTGTGCTCCCAACAGCAAAAAGCATTACAACCATCTTCAACACCATCTTCAAAGAAGCTTCCATTTCAACTTAACTTGTTcgacaaataaaatcaaagatgTAATTAACTTGTTATGATATGATAGACTAGTGATGTgtacttatttatacaaatttgAGAATGTTGATAATTACATATATTTCCATTTATTACGTGCAAATCTTagaatcatgttttttttaactttaatttattttttattggttcaaaTAAAGGGAAAAATATAATTGGACATGAAGCTAACTCAAcaagatgaaaataaataaataaaaagaaacaaaaaagtgaaaagataaattaaacagtgttaatttatagaattttttttttttaatattttatataaaaatattggttGAGATAAAAACAGTGATATTATACTTTTTACTTATagataaagataaattaaagattattattttataaaaaattatttcttattaattttttcatatcAAAAATATTCCTAAAGATATTGGTCAAGAAAGTAGTTGTAATAAACTTTactatttcatatttatatagaCTTTTGACTAAGAGCAACCTTAGTGCGCGATGacgcccaattttttttatagatgatGAGAATTATATAAAACTTAAATTGGAATAAGCATGGCATGACATTGGGTGAACTAAAAGTTAGTGCACAACAACTGTAGAAccaacctaaaaaaaaatctcaagcatgaaatcattaataaaaaaaaatcttaagcattaaatattactattattattattttatatcattgtttttttatatagcCAATGACTATATCATTAAGAAAACAATGGATGTATtccttaataaaaactaatatGAACAATTTTCTCTTCCGATAAATATTGTAGTAcgaaatttttttgtcaaaaaaaaaactttttttttacagacaATTTCACCTTctataattttattcttttgttttctttcaatctTCTATAATTATACcattaaaaatgtcatttttatgGATTATTGTTGTGCGCTTTGTATAACTTTtagttatataatttatatatttattattatatataatttgtttaggtaaagtttattaaaataatttttctacaactttaataattaatatttttatgtatcttaattacaaataataaaatataaatatgtacaGTCAAGTTTTAGTTCTTTATAAATAACCATCattaaagtaaaaattatttagatCAGTTATAGATTGGTTAAATCCTACATAGTAATTTGATCCTgcaaaaatcaacataatttaACCACTTTAGTTTACCTCATTGAAGATGCTCTATGGTGTTAGAAGTATtaaatttttccataaaaaatagtattaaattttataattacgAAGTTAgtaaaatattacttttaatGTTATCATTAGGTGGATGATGGGTCTTCTACCCTGTTCTAGAGAGATTCATGGCTCAATGAAATTCCTTTTAATGTTAGATATAATAGGCTTTTTATGACTTAGCAGGAAACAAAATGACAATTGTACTTGATATGAATGCTTTAGGTTGGGGAGTGAACGGTGAGGCGTGAAAGTGGTGAAGGAGATTGTTTGCTTAGAAGGAGGAGTTGGTGGAGGAGTTTGTTGAGCGATTAACTtaagttgttttgcaggttgagGTGTGGGACTGATGGGTTTGGAAGTTACATTCCTCCCAATGTTATACAGTCGACAATGCTTATAACAACTTGACTGAAGTTGAAGACAACACCTATCAGAATAACAATCATGTTTTGTGGTTAAAAACGGTTCCActaaaagttaatatttttgtttggtgtTTGCTTCTTAACCGTGTTCCAACAAAGGATAATTTGCATAGGCGGCTAATTATTGCTCTAAATAATCAAAATTGTTTAGTAAATTGTGTTTTGAATGAAGACATTGatcacttattttttaaatgtgatttttatggTAGAATCTTGCCTCTAAATTCAAGTTGGTTAGGTTTCTAGTGACATCTTAGGGCAATTTATTGGTTCAACTCACTCAATTTGATGGGTTAGGGGGCTAATctaaaattgtttgtttggCTCTTAATATTATTTGGTTTTTCGTGGTTTGGATCATTCTAAAAAAGGGAAATAAACGACTTTTTCAACACAAGGAGGAACATTGctttaaatgaaaatgttaaACTTCCGTCTTTTTAGTGGTTGAAATCGAAATATGTTACTTACCATTAGGTGCATATATTGAGGGTTTGGGCAGGACTCTATCACGACAGAAAATATCCACACGCACCAAAAGAGAAAAGGCACACCGTCAACTAATGTTTTTTTACATCTCATTGATTATAAGATAAACTCAAGTTGTTCTGTAACCttgtatataatttattttcgaAGAAGTGTCTCTTGTATCtaaatatttatgtttatgatgcagataaatttattaatttgcaGGTTTTATATGAGTTGTTGTTAAGGACAATAATGATAGAGTTGTGTCGATGTCAAATTATACAACAATACTAAGgacaaataagttttttttttttttaatgaaaggaCAAATAAGtttattaatcaatatattGTTTATTCTCATTAACCTTTAGTGATTCTTATATTATATGCAATTAATATTTTGAGATAATATTATGCGTAAATTTTACAACAATTGATTCTCTCACCGTCACGGTTTTTCAAATTTCCACCAAtactatttttccttttttaaatttctttcaCCTCACGTTTTCTTTAGCTGTACTGatgaaaaaaaaagtctttaatttGTATACACTTTTTACATACATCATTCGGTcataattataagcaaaaatcttcATGAAattagtgttattttctttttacataatttatcttcgaaaataaattatatcttCACAATGAataagttgatttttgtttataaattatgaaattagtgttattttcttatatatgtgATGTTCCTCCTTGTGAAGATAAATTATACATGaagataatttaatttgttactTTTTACATACATCATTCGGTCATATATTTCACTTATAAGTTGTTAGGTTTATTGAATAAGTGATGCatgtggtctatattataaCCACATTCATCATTTACTCAATGAataagttgatttttgtttataatagtgtcTAGAAAATGTATAACctttttaaagtaaaaacaaattacGCATGTATCAATCCAAATCAtgtcatgtaattttttttgaaatattttagaaattaatctatAAAAATGGTATTATGGTGtaacttaattttatattttatttgtgttaacCTCTAATTTCTAGACGAATAGGATCCTAGTGATCTGATCTAGAATATGACGATTCGTCGttattaaaaatgtaaaattcatTAACTATACTTGAGCTCAAATTTGATTCAATATGAGATTTACATACTATATTACCTtctataacacttttttttatgaaattctataaaaattaaatttatcaatTGTTTGCAACTTTCCTAAAACTTTTCGTAAAACTTCAATTTCACTTTTACTGAAGGTAAAATGTATTTTTGTAAAAGTCAAATAGTAGTTTTATGAAATTAGTGTGTGTACTCTATTTTTCCCCCCTAATAAGTGAGTACATTCTAAGAATAAACTTAGGTGTCTGAGGATTGTTAAAGGATAATAATTAATGGCAACCTAAAACTGTTTACATAGAACCCTATCAAGAATGAGATACTAGTGAGTAAATTGTTCTATTTACATATGATCTGACttgaataaactgttttttctttaattttttcaacagaaatgaatatttttagtaagggttaattaagtttttggtccctataaatatctgcagttttgtttttagttcctataaaaataaatcacattttttagtccttacaaaattttccgttagtgtttttaatccctgttaaattaaaatttgtttaattatgcttaaaattttaaattttttaatgattttttacacacttgtttaaaacattataaaaggttccgccataataaattagctcaaaattttatttttaggtccaaattttcgttagttttatcttaaatttttggcgttttaaaaaaattatatttaattcattacatgttaaaaaattctaattttttataaaagagattattataatgttcttaacatgtctgttaaaaatcatttaaaaatataaaagtttaagtataattaaacatatttcaatttaatagggaccaacacatacttttagtccttgtaaaattaaaatttgcttaattgtgcttaaacttttaaatttgtaacatatttttcacatacttacttagaatattatacaaagttctcccgcaaaaaagtaacttaaaattttattattatgtccaaattttcattaatataatcttgaaaatttggcttttagaaaaattcatatttaattcattacatgttaaaaaactaaatttttttataaaagagtgtcttacgatgttatgaacatgtatgtaaaaaatctttcaaaaatttagaagtttaagcataattaaacaaattttaatttaacagggactaaaaacactaacagaaaattttgtagggactaaaaagtgtgatttatttttataaggac
Above is a genomic segment from Medicago truncatula cultivar Jemalong A17 chromosome 5, MtrunA17r5.0-ANR, whole genome shotgun sequence containing:
- the LOC11405863 gene encoding axial regulator YABBY 4 — protein: MSTLNHLFDLPEQICYVQCGFCNTILMVSVPCSSLTMVVTVRCGHCTSLLSVNMMKASFVPFHLLASLTHLEQKESSSPDEDANKTLNSNTSASMMTYSDCEEDDVIPISNVVNKPPEKRQRTPSAYNRFIKEEIKRLKAKNPDMAHKEAFSTAAKNWANCPPTQCKGDEESCSQTDQFVDLDSQVDPNEAEVNEEEQGFRGRKVPRNSILERTPFE
- the LOC11406344 gene encoding DNA-directed RNA polymerase subunit 10-like protein isoform X1, which encodes MRCKKTLVDGVPFLFWCVWIFSVVIESCPNPQYMHLMVVGDKWDTYLELLQSGYTEGDALDSLGLVRYCCRRMLMTHVELIDKLLNYNPLEKHGAN
- the LOC11406344 gene encoding DNA-directed RNA polymerase subunit 10-like protein isoform X2; the encoded protein is MIIPVRCFTCGKVVGDKWDTYLELLQSGYTEGDALDSLGLVRYCCRRMLMTHVELIDKLLNYNPLEKHGAN